In one Erinaceus europaeus chromosome 3, mEriEur2.1, whole genome shotgun sequence genomic region, the following are encoded:
- the LOC103128743 gene encoding short transmembrane mitochondrial protein 1-like gives MGSGGPAGWARPSQYSSLFSVPADIMLQFLLGFTLGNMVGMYLAQNYDIPDLAKKTEDIKKDLEAKKKPPSSWGQHLLTLDMLSPLHSRTSVTL, from the coding sequence ATGGGCTCCGGGGGCCCGGCAGGCTGGGCCAGGCCTTCGCAGTACAGCAGCTTGTTCTCAGTCCCTGCAGACATCATGCTCCAGTTCCTGCTTGGATTTACTTTGGGCAACATGGTTGGAATGTATCTGGCTCAAAACTATGACATACCAGACCTGGCTAAAAAAACTGAAGACATTAAAAAGGACTTGGAGGCCAAGAAGAAGCCCCCCAGTTCCTGGGGCCAACACCTGCTTACTCTGGACATGCTGAGTCCACTGCACTCGAGGACCTCCGTTACTCTCTGA